The following are encoded together in the Acipenser ruthenus chromosome 24, fAciRut3.2 maternal haplotype, whole genome shotgun sequence genome:
- the LOC131700532 gene encoding probable G-protein coupled receptor 150 — MDMSLFPTNYSINLSQNVNNWTGSSVARSERENYNRKSRMIALVVLFFLSFVGNLIVIKTISCSWVGKQRKGRRVHMLFINLAMADLSVSLLTVLSQILWESLGSEWLAGDLSCRLVKVAQIFGLTASSNMVVIIALERQHAIANPLAIPLSVTKICAASWICAVLFSVPQAFVFRETKLNSGTQCLGIFDNLPKWHFQLYIIYGAMVVFFVPFCILCFAYARILCIIWKTEKKPKREKVVSNSTTTGTQFHLNPTNSSLPKAKVKTLKMTLMIILLFIICGLPYFVVEMKFAFGNVSALDQDVTAVLGIFVVSNSAANPIIYLFFNSKKSVKAVCTCGTEEQKEGGSSRATSFSLMQKNSGQSIAFIEVDPISKTECS, encoded by the coding sequence ATGGATATGTCCTTGTTTCCTACGAACTACTCAATTAACTTGTCGCAAAATGTCAATAACTGGACAGGTAGTAGTGTGGCAAGATCGGAGAGGGAGAATTATAACAGGAAAAGCCGTATGATCGCTCTCGTGGTGCTTTTTTTCTTGTCCTTCGTTGGAAACCTCATAGTTATAAAAACAATCTCTTGTAGTTGGGTTGGAAAACAAAGAAAAGGTCGCAGGGTGCATATGCTCTTCATCAACTTGGCAATGGCAGATCTCAGCGTTTCGCTGCTGACCGTCCTTTCTCAGATTTTATGGGAAAGCTTGGGGAGCGAGTGGCTGGCCGGGGATCTCTCCTGTCGGCTAGTCAAAGTCGCCCAGATCTTCGGTCTCACTGCATCGTCAAACATGGTCGTGATCATAGCGCTTGAGAGGCAACATGCCATTGCCAACCCGCTTGCAATTCCTCTTTCTGTCACGAAGATCTGCGCCGCTTCATGGATCTGCGCGGTGCTCTTCTCCGTGCCACAGGCATTCGTATTTAGGGAGACCAAGTTAAACTCCGGTACCCAGTGCCTCGGTATTTTTGACAATCTACCGAAATGGCACTTTCAATTGTACATAATCTATGGAGCCATGGTTGTCTTTTTTGTTCCGTTTTGCATCTTATGCTTTGCCTACGCCAGAATTCTGTGCATTATTTGGAAGACAGAAAAGAAACCCAAACGTGAAAAGGTCGTATCAAACAGCACCACAACCGGCACCCAGTTCCATCTAAATCCTACCAACAGTTCCCTGCCTAAAGCCAAAGTCAAAACCTTGAAGATGACGCTGATGATCATCTTGCTGTTTATCATCTGTGGATTGCCCTACTTCGTGGTTGAGATGAAGTTTGCATTTGGAAACGTTTCTGCGCTGGACCAAGATGTCACTGCAGTACTCGGGATATTTGTAGTATCCAACAGCGCAGCTAACCCCATCATATActtgtttttcaattcaaagAAGAGTGTTAAAGCTGTCTGTACCTGCGGTACAGAAGAACAAAAGGAAGGAGGCAGCAGTAGAGCAACATCTTTTAGTTTAATGCAGAAAAACTCAGGACAGTCCATCGCTTTCATTGAAGTCGACCCCATTTCAAAGACAGAATGCAGCTAG